The Molothrus aeneus isolate 106 chromosome 10, BPBGC_Maene_1.0, whole genome shotgun sequence genomic interval GGCAGTGCCGGTGGtgccagcactcccagggacGCTGTGGGGGCAGCCTCACAGCACGGAACGTTCCTCACACGGGGACTGCACCTCAGCACCGGTTCTTCCCCCGGCGTGGGGACAGGCTGGACACATTTCACAGGATCAGGTGTAGCGTTCCAGCGCTACACGAGACGCACGAACGGCCCCttgccagccctggggaagaGAGACCCTGTCTCGCGGTACCGCCAAGCCAGGCGGGGACGCGCCGGGACCCGTgagggcgggcgaggggcgggcaGGGACACAGCGGGTGGCggacactgctggggcagcgcGGCCGTCCCGGGCCAGCCTCGGGCAGGGCGCTTTCCGCGGACACCGGGAAAGCGCTGCTGCCCCGGACGGAGGGCTAACACGGCGGACAGACACGGACACAGACAGGCACACGCAACATGGCGGCAGCCAACGCCAgccccgcgccccctccccggACGCTCGAGAgtccggcggggccgggggctgaGGGGCGGGAAGggcgccgcgccccgccccccgcgcgcgtggcggccccgcccccgagATGGGGCAGGGCCGCACGCGACCGCGCCGCGTCACGCGCAGCCAACCGCTGGCGGCCGGCGGCGCTCGCGCTAGGCCCAGCCCTCGGGGGCGTGTCCAGCGGCGGGCGGGGGAGGAGCCccccggggcggcgggggctcggcggcggcgggagcggcggcggcggagcccgAGCCCCTCCCCGGGGGCGGGTCCGCCCGGGCCCGCGCGCTGCAGGCGccgcccccccctcccctgccctccccctccccgccggCCCCTCAGTAACTTGGCCGCCTTTTATCGGGCGGGCGGCGAGGCGGGGAGTTTATTGGAGCCGGAGCCGCGGCGCGGCCGGGGCGGGCAGCGAGCTCGGCGGAGGGCGGGGGGCCCGGCGCGGCCCGGGACGATGCTGCGGCTGGTGTCGCTGAAGTTGGGGCGGCTGTACCGCTACGTGAAGCTGGCggtcctgggcagcctggcggCGGCGCTGGTGCTGAACACGCACTCGCTGCTGGCCTCGCTGCAGCGCAACGAGCTGTCGGAGCGGCGCTTCCTGCAGCTCAATAAGTGCCCGGCCTGCTGGGGCACCAGCTGGTGCCGCAAGTTCCTCAACGGGCAGCTGCggctggagagctggggccGCCTGCGCCTGCTGGACTTCTTCAACGTGAAGAACGTGTACTTCGCGCGGTACGGGGAGCCCCGCGAGGGCTCCCGCCGCGTCGTGCTGAAGCGCCTGGGCTCGGCGCAGGAGCTCGCCGACATCGACACCAAGATCTGCCGCCGCGCCACCGGCAGGGGCCGCTGCGACCTGCTGCAGGCGCTGCCCGCCACCGAGTTCGCCAGCCTGAACGGCGACGTGCGGCTGCTCACCCCCGGCGCCGTGGAGGGCTGGTCCGACCTGGTGCACTGCCCCTCGCAGCGCCTGCTCGACCGCCTGGTGCGCCGCTACGCCGAGACCAAGGACTCGGGCAGCTTCCTGCTGCGCAACCTGAAGGACTCGGAGCGCATGCAGCTGCTCATCACCCTCGCCTTCAACCCCGAGCCGCTGGTGCTGCAGGTAAGCGCGGCCGGCAGTGCCCGTCCCGGCGGGACCCTCGCTGGAATAGCCTTTCCTGCCCTGGCCGTGTCTGCGAGCGGGGCCGAGGGCTCCCGGGCAGCTGGCCCCGAACCCCGGCGGATCGCGGGGGCCGCCTCCGGCTCTGTGCCGTGACTGATTCTCCTGCGGAGGTGCCGGCCGGGCGGGCTGAGCAGAGGGTCCCCGGTCCCTGCCTCCGGGCAGGAGGAGTTTCTTTAGCTCGCTCAGTCTGATCagttcttctccttcctttctccttcaaACCTGCGTGTTTTCCCGATTTGCTGTCCTCCTCAGGGTTTTAACTCCATCCCCATCCCGCTGTGCCGCCGGGTACCGAGCGGCAGGCGCGGTCCCCAGGAGCGAGCGGTCAGTGCCGGAGGCTGATGCTCTCTGCTGCCATGTGCCTTTGGCACAGTCCGGTGTCAGCGTGTTCCGCAATTCACACATTCCCGGGCAGCAGTGCGTGCCCGTGATTCATTTCTTAGGCTCGAGTTCGGGAGGGAGTGCGTAGAGACTGTGCTGCGATGCTGTTGTGCTTTCCTTGTCAGAAACTGACTCATGTGCTATGTCATGTTCTTAGTGTGAACTAAATATAGTTAGTGCTGGTAGAAATTAGAGATAGGTATTTGTAGCCTGGAAATAGACCGACAGATAAATGGACAGTGTTCTCCTTTCAGCGATTACATGTTCTGTAGTCTTTAATTAGGGGGACAGGTTATGTGCACACACCTGAAATTTGTGCTTTACTATGTTATAGAAATTTTTAGGTGCAAAATGCTTAGGAAACTTCTATTCTGTGGCACCGCTCTGTTGTTTCTGTTCTATATCTGTTTAGATGAGGGGCtttgcattttggtttttaacaTTATCAAGGGAACTTCCAAGCGTGCCTTTAGCATGTAGGTTTGGAATCAGAACTGTTTTGTCTAACTACTGAACTGTCCTTGCCTTTATCCAATGTatgattaaaataatatttgcaaATATGTTTTGAAAACATTACCTCATGGTTACTATTAACATCTGCTGTTTCTCTAGTGAGAGGCCAAGAAATGCTCAAAAAGCCGTGCTGCAGGCTTTACCCTCCAGAAAGTTTGCCTACTGACTAATTTCTAGAAAATCAATTTATGAACTTAATTACAAACATGTTTTTCAGTAGTATGCCTTCTGCCCTTCAGTCTCTCCATGTACAGCtctttagttttgttttcagagtgTGTTTCCAGTTTGCTTCTCAGCAGACTTGAGGGTACAGTAAGTTTCCCATTTTGCTGTGAAGTTCCTCCTGAGCACAGTAAGGAAACTCCACTTAAGTAAGAAAATCAAAACTGCTTTGCTCTGCTGAGTGTATTTGGAAATTCTTTGAGAAGTGATTTGTTTTGGCTGTGTTTCATACAACttacttttttggttttgaacagTGGTTCCAAcatgctgagtgtagagagaACAGCTGTGTTTCTTCTTAATTCTTTACAGGCAAAGGGTATGGCACACTTGTGGCATTGACTGTAATGGGCTGGATCATGGATGGAGGGCTGTGGGTTGATTAGGAGCCTTGATTCCTCTTGGCTTCTTGATGAACTGTAGATGAATCCTGGGACTGTCAAGCAAATCTGttgaagagaaaaaatcttGGGTGGACTTGAGCACTCTGCTCAACGTTTATTTTAACAAGGatgcagctgagagcagagcaggtcaAATTTGTGGGAAGTGAGGCAGCCTTTAGCAGTTCAGAGAGAAGTAAAGCAAGTCTGTTGCCTTTTAACAGATCAAAAGTGTTTCATAGAGTCTTGTGAATTTTGATGGTTTGGTTTATCTTGGACAATATTTCTGGGGAGGTTCAGGCCAGCTTTGTTTGCCTAAACACTCCTAATGGTTTCTCCAGAAGAGTGTTAATTAACTTTGGTATTAACTGGGTATTCAAGGTTTGAAGACCTTCCCTCAATTAGGAATGAAATATGTGAAGTACATGAATCTGTATGATCTCTTCCCATTCCATAGTACTCCAGGTTTAGTCTCCATCTGAGAAACATTTAAGGAATGGCTAATTCTGTGTTCTGCAGCTCTTGCAACAGCAACATGCCAGACACTCTGAGAGGTAGTTACTTTCTAGAATTGATAATTGACTACTGAGCAGGTTTGTGTTTGTACATAACATTTGTAAGACATTTTATGGTGTAGTTTCTGCAGTATTGATGAGGGCAAGTAGTGCTGTTGGAATGAAACTTGTAGGcttgttttaaaaatcagctgCTTCCAAGAAAAGAAACCTTCATGATGTTGTATGAAGAatcagattttaatttaaagtaaAGCAATCGATAAATTGATGCATTTAACTCATGCTGCCTGTAACCAAGAGGGCCCAAGGGAAAATATTGCTTGTTTTTGCCTCGAGCCTTTCATGGAACACTACAGTGACTGAGCACTGTCATTCATAACAGTGCAGATGATGTCCAAACTCTTGGTGTACACTCCGTGCAAGTTCTGTTTTGCTTAATTGTGTAACAGACAAATATAAATAGGCAATTTAGTAGGAATTTAAAGCTTGGTCTTTCATTTATAGTAGAAAATTCTCAGTAGTTGTCCACAAGAGCCAACAGTTTGTGGATTGTGAGGTTTTTCATCAGACGCTGGGATTTTAGCTTGAAGCCTGTGAGGAGTATGGATTATTCCTGAAGTGCTGTTCTCGTGAACGGCATCATCACAAGTGATTTACAGCTTCTGCTCTGGGAATTTTTCAGGTGGGGCTTTAACCCATAGCATGATATTACTGTTCAGGGATTTGTATCAAAAGTATAACACTGCACAGTTTAATACAGATTACATGTTGTAATCCTAACtcattatttgtattttttcataaCTTTCTTGTTAACCTTCTTTGTTTGCACTAATTTATTGTGTAGGTGTAATCAGGGAAGAACTCAGCCCCCTTTGCCATTTGACTTTGTTAAGCAAATGGAATGACATCTGCAGTATTGTTCAAGTACACTTAAGATATTTTTTTGGAtattaaaatactaatttttcttctgtagaaTCTTGCTAGACTGCTCACTAATTAAATCTTTTCACAATTTTCATCTGAATTCACATTTGAACCAAAGAACTTCTATCCTAAAGGTTTAAGTTCTGataggtttggggttttttcatctCCCCTCCTAATTGTTGTTTTCTGCAATAAACATGAATACTTTTTAGTTAAATAAGGTCAGATTTGTAATCAAAATGCTACATCTAAACCAGTATTTCATATAGGCATGAACAGTTTATTTGgacaaaagcaacaacaaaacctgCTGCTGTTTCAACTCATTCAATGATAAACAGAGTGTTTTAAATGGGAATCACCTGGAGGATAGGATCTATGCATGGCATCCAATTTCTAACTGAATATGATGATGGTGTTCATCAAACACTTGCAAAGATAGGTCAGCTGGAGTTGCCttagaagaaatagaaaaattgaaaaaataacttGGATTAGAGACTGAGTGCAGTGTGACTGTTCAGAGAACCATTCTGGATGTAAGCAGATTTATCCTTGTCCTGTGACTTTCTATAAACCACCAGCTTCTAGTTTGTCTTGTAAAATAGATGTAATGGAGAAaggttttgaaatattttcaacattttaaatAGTGGATGTTATTCAACTTTCTCAAGTAACTTGGTTAATTTTTATCTTCAGTCGCAAGTTGGAACATAAACTTACTGTTAATAGACCTGAAAGGTGTGATAGCTCTTTTTTCATAGAGCTTTTGCAGTGATGCCTGTCAGCCTCCAGatttcccctttggaggtgcTGTGGCAGTGTCCTGGCAGTTTGGATGGCagttcctgagctgctgctgtggtgccaCAGTGGCTGTGCCGTGAGCCCTGGTGTGCAGCCACGCTGTGTCTGACACCTTCTGCAGTGGCCAAGTGTTGTGTTCTCTGcttaaacatgaaaaaacaaCAGTGCCCCAAATCCTTGTTCTTGGAGGTGGGGGAAATGCAGTGGGACTTGACTGCTGAAAGAAGAAGTTGTTTCTTGATAagaaagttgtttttcagtaaGGTGGTTGTATTTTCCTAATGCTTATCTGAAAAGACAGTTTACATCTGTACTGGcaaaactgaaatacaggatTTATAAGTTGTTTTGGCAAAAGTGCATCTAGAGCTGGTCTTGCAACCCTCAGTCTTGTCTTTGTGTTGGCTTTGCTGTTGGTTTACATTATTGCCAGGTGCCATATGGAAATGTCAGTTGCCTTTACTTTGTTTTCAGtgctgtggtttaaccccagctgggaACTCAGCCCCACGCAGCTCCCTCCCCTCACACTGGGACGGGGGAGAGTAGAAATGAGAACCTGTGGGGTGAGACCAGGAGAGGAAAGCCAAACAAGGGATTCATTCAGCAatcatgggcaggcaggtgctcagccatTGCAGGGCTCATCACATAGgatggtgacttgggaagacagtGCTGTCACCATGGATGTGTgtccccctccttcctcctccttcccgcAGCCTCACGTGCTGGTCACGATGCCCTGTGGAGTGGAATGTCcattgggtcagctgtcctggctgtgtcccctcccaggttTTTGTGCTCTCCCattcccctggctgctggggtgtggagcaggaaaggccttggctctgcttaatcactgctcagcaataactgAAACATCCCTGAGTTACCAAtgcatttccagcacaaatccaaaacacagacCCACACCAGCTACTGTGGAAAAAATGAGATAGGCACACAAAGTAAACTTGGAATTTGCACATATATTgtgcaattaaaataaaatgcttgcACATAATGAAGCTTTTTTCAAACTGTAGAAGTTATCTATCAGTTAAATCCAGAGTGCATTAATGCGACTTTGTCTTGAGCTTCAGCTTTTAACAACCTCTTTAAATGAACATTCTTCAAAGAATGATGGTGAACATTTGTGTCTTGTATGTAAATTACAAGTCTCAAGGACTTTTATTTCTCTAAGAGAAATGCCAATCTCTCTGTGCCAAATAGtggtatttctgcatttttaatagACTGTGTAAATCATTGCCCCTCCCTCAGATATGGTTTTAGCTTTCTAAATGCTTAAGCTTAATGACTTTATTTTTCTCACAACTTGTGATCATTCTTAATCCTTgtggggaaaaagcaaaacaaaacaaacccaacagcTGTATCTCTATTCCTGGTATAATTACTCTGCATGAACAGTCTGTTGCCACATAGCCTAAAATTCTTCTGGTTTCTCTACATGTCATTGTTGggctgtttggttttgttatggGAAGAGCAATAGTTGACATCTGGTAAACATATATTACAACTTTATCTGATCAGTTTTAGTGAATTCTATGCAAGAAATTGTTTCAAACTAGCAATTTGGCCAAATGTTCCAGAGAACCATTTTGCTGATCCATACATAAGTAAAAGGGCAAATtcctcttttctatttttttccatacacACTCTTCTAATCGTAGGTTATTTTCTGGAGTTCTATTCTAAATATATTGGTAGAATGTAGAATGGCAAGTCAATTTTAATACTTGGTACCCTTTAAAATGTCTTCATTACTGAATTTGGTGTTTCTGTTCCATAATTCTGATGCCATAAACCAAGCAGTGGATATAAGGCGGTATCTGCAATACCTGACATGTCCTTGGCTGGACTTGTGTTATTGGAGTCCTGGCTCATACAGATACTGGGATTTTAATAGACTGAATTTCCATTGTGAACCTTTCTAAAAGGAACGAAAAATTGGTTCTTTGTTGAATTGAGTGGCCTC includes:
- the DIPK2A gene encoding divergent protein kinase domain 2A, producing MLRLVSLKLGRLYRYVKLAVLGSLAAALVLNTHSLLASLQRNELSERRFLQLNKCPACWGTSWCRKFLNGQLRLESWGRLRLLDFFNVKNVYFARYGEPREGSRRVVLKRLGSAQELADIDTKICRRATGRGRCDLLQALPATEFASLNGDVRLLTPGAVEGWSDLVHCPSQRLLDRLVRRYAETKDSGSFLLRNLKDSERMQLLITLAFNPEPLVLQSFPSDEGWPFAKYLGACGRMVAVNYVGEELWSYFNAPWEKRVDLAWQLMEIAEQLTNNDFEFALYLLDVSFDNFAVGPRDGKVIIVDAENVLVADKRLIRQNKPENWDVWYESKFDDCDKEACLSFSKEILCARVTVDHNYYAVCQNLLSRHATWRGTSGGLLHHPPAEIAKEGRLEALLDECANPKKRYGRFQAAKELREYLAQLSNNVR